A region of Corynebacterium glucuronolyticum DSM 44120 DNA encodes the following proteins:
- a CDS encoding LCP family protein — MSNRSRLVRNIQPAPRSTPRTQQKGSRLVKGVVAGVSALALTFSGLGYASVGRIGAEVTGTGNLELGGGGGIKHGDAKDGATDILLVGSDSRSDAQGNRLTPEEIDMLHAGDEENDNTDTIMLIRVPNDGSSATAISLPRDTYIHDPEHGNMKINGVYKAHKDEREMELRGEGRTDETYIESEGKDAGRRGLIQAVSNLTGITVDHYAEIGLLGFVLFTDAVGGVDVCLNEATYDEYSGADFTAGYQTLGGPQALAFVRQRHGLPRGDLDRIVRQQAFMASLVQKVLSSNTLTNPSKLTELAEAARRSVIIDKDWDIISFATQLQNLAGGNVRFDTIPVTSVDGVGDYGESIITVDPDEVKRFFESLLGTKDNPNPHAGENAAPVTSDVNVTVLNASQVAGLAGAVGGWLRDENYHVTTVTNAQEGLYFTSQVVAPTADDPAAKEIAEKLGNLPITTSPTLDAGSVVVVTAGDYVGPQSTNAFEEQDTGTDVVGQPGEAVEDSLSPTITAEGNRPQCVN; from the coding sequence GTGTCTAATCGCTCCCGACTGGTCCGAAATATCCAGCCCGCGCCACGGTCGACCCCCCGCACGCAGCAGAAAGGTTCCCGTCTGGTGAAGGGCGTCGTCGCCGGCGTGAGCGCACTCGCCCTAACATTTTCCGGATTGGGATACGCCTCCGTGGGCAGGATCGGCGCAGAGGTTACAGGAACCGGCAACCTAGAGCTCGGCGGTGGCGGAGGAATTAAGCACGGCGATGCCAAGGACGGCGCGACGGATATCCTCCTGGTCGGATCCGACTCCCGCTCCGATGCGCAGGGCAACCGGCTGACACCGGAGGAGATCGACATGCTCCACGCCGGTGACGAAGAAAACGACAACACGGACACGATCATGCTCATCCGTGTCCCCAACGACGGATCCTCTGCCACGGCAATCTCCTTGCCTCGCGATACGTACATCCACGATCCCGAACACGGGAATATGAAGATCAATGGCGTGTACAAGGCGCACAAGGACGAGCGAGAGATGGAGCTGCGCGGGGAGGGTCGTACCGATGAAACATACATCGAATCGGAGGGCAAGGACGCTGGGCGTCGCGGGCTTATCCAGGCGGTTTCCAACCTTACGGGGATCACCGTCGATCACTATGCAGAGATCGGCCTGTTGGGCTTCGTCCTGTTCACCGATGCCGTCGGCGGCGTCGACGTGTGTCTCAACGAGGCCACCTACGACGAGTACTCCGGGGCTGATTTCACCGCCGGGTACCAAACTCTCGGTGGCCCACAGGCCCTCGCTTTCGTTCGCCAGCGCCACGGACTGCCCCGCGGTGACCTCGACCGAATTGTGCGCCAGCAGGCGTTCATGGCCTCTCTCGTGCAGAAGGTTCTCTCCTCCAACACGCTGACCAATCCGTCGAAGCTGACGGAGCTTGCGGAGGCCGCTCGTCGTTCGGTGATCATCGATAAGGACTGGGACATCATCAGCTTCGCCACCCAGTTGCAAAACCTCGCTGGCGGCAACGTTCGCTTCGATACGATTCCCGTCACCTCCGTCGACGGTGTCGGCGACTACGGCGAATCCATCATCACGGTGGATCCGGATGAGGTGAAGCGGTTCTTCGAATCCCTTCTCGGTACGAAGGACAACCCGAACCCGCACGCCGGGGAAAACGCCGCCCCCGTGACCTCCGATGTGAACGTAACTGTCCTCAATGCCTCCCAGGTCGCCGGGCTTGCCGGCGCCGTCGGCGGGTGGCTTCGCGACGAAAACTACCACGTCACTACAGTCACCAACGCGCAAGAAGGCTTGTACTTTACGTCGCAGGTTGTCGCTCCTACTGCCGACGATCCGGCAGCCAAGGAGATCGCCGAAAAGCTGGGCAACCTGCCGATTACGACCTCCCCCACCCTCGATGCAGGCTCCGTCGTCGTTGTCACCGCAGGTGATTACGTCGGCCCGCAGTCAACCAATGCTTTCGAGGAACAGGACACGGGTACCGATGTTGTGGGCCAACCTGGTGAAGCCGTCGAGGATTCCTTATCACCGACAATCACCGCGGAGGGCAACCGTCCGCAGTGCGTAAACTAG
- a CDS encoding SDR family oxidoreductase, producing MEIAVLGEGGQLGTAMQLTNPGFTLRKLGRRDVDLVQLAAGDRAATRAAKDAVSGIGCVVNCAARTDVDKQETDPEGADAVNHRGVARLAELTRARFIHVSTDYVFGSGAPRRPLTPADATDPDTVYGASKLAGEKELIGRKDTLIARTAWLFSGDRLPSKKDFVSTMLRLARAGKPARVVDDQAGSPTFAFDLATGLWEAVNLEATGIVHAVGRGQATWYEVACATYQAAGADPDLVQPCTSEEFPQVARRPSWSVMDTSSWELAGFTPFPEWRSGVERAVTGRIL from the coding sequence ATGGAAATTGCAGTCCTGGGTGAGGGTGGCCAGTTAGGCACCGCGATGCAGCTCACCAACCCCGGTTTCACCCTCCGCAAGCTTGGTAGGCGAGATGTGGACCTCGTCCAGCTTGCCGCAGGTGACCGCGCAGCTACCCGCGCCGCGAAAGACGCCGTGAGCGGGATTGGGTGCGTGGTGAACTGTGCGGCACGAACGGACGTGGACAAGCAAGAAACCGATCCCGAGGGGGCAGATGCCGTCAACCACCGTGGGGTGGCGCGGCTGGCAGAACTCACCCGCGCCCGTTTCATTCACGTTTCCACCGACTACGTCTTCGGTTCGGGAGCACCCCGCCGGCCACTGACTCCCGCAGATGCCACCGATCCAGACACCGTCTATGGTGCCAGTAAACTGGCAGGAGAAAAGGAGCTCATCGGCAGGAAAGATACGCTGATTGCGCGGACGGCGTGGCTGTTTAGTGGCGACCGCCTACCAAGCAAAAAAGACTTCGTCTCTACGATGCTGCGGCTTGCGCGGGCGGGGAAACCCGCGCGTGTTGTCGACGACCAGGCGGGGAGCCCCACCTTTGCCTTTGACCTGGCTACAGGGCTGTGGGAAGCCGTGAATTTGGAGGCGACGGGCATCGTGCACGCGGTGGGGCGGGGGCAGGCGACGTGGTACGAGGTAGCCTGCGCCACCTACCAAGCGGCCGGGGCGGATCCGGACCTTGTTCAGCCCTGTACGAGCGAGGAATTTCCGCAGGTTGCCAGGCGGCCGTCGTGGAGCGTCATGGATACCTCATCCTGGGAACTTGCTGGGTTTACGCCATTTCCGGAGTGGCGAAGCGGTGTCGAGCGGGCGGTAACAGGTAGGATTCTGTGA
- a CDS encoding glycosyltransferase family 2 protein: protein MTVKPIAVITVTYSPGEYLGRFVDSLARATTRGTYTVLADNGSTDGVPEDTAATHPAVEFLPTGGNVGYGTAINIAVTCLVDKREKGEVDDEYFIISNPDVEFGEGSIDTLIECASRWPDAACVGPLILEADGSPYPSARAVPTITNGIGHALFSAIWPSNPWTTAYRHASDMSTERPAGWLSGSCLLVRWDAFEAIGGFDERYFMYMEDVDLGDRFTRAGYKNVLCPEAKISHAVGHAAGKHPEKMLPAHHDSAYRFQADRHPGVAALPLRVGLWLGLKVRSAVAVACSRLKRK from the coding sequence GTGACCGTGAAGCCAATTGCCGTCATTACTGTTACCTACTCCCCAGGCGAGTACCTGGGGAGGTTTGTTGATTCGTTGGCGCGCGCAACCACACGCGGGACGTACACCGTGCTTGCGGATAACGGCTCGACAGACGGGGTCCCGGAGGACACCGCAGCAACCCATCCGGCAGTGGAATTCCTCCCTACCGGTGGAAATGTGGGTTATGGAACCGCCATTAATATTGCCGTCACCTGCTTGGTAGATAAGCGGGAAAAAGGCGAGGTCGACGACGAATATTTCATCATCTCCAATCCGGACGTAGAGTTTGGCGAGGGGTCCATCGATACGCTCATCGAGTGCGCGTCGCGCTGGCCCGATGCAGCCTGCGTCGGCCCGCTCATCTTGGAGGCCGACGGCAGCCCGTACCCGTCGGCCCGCGCAGTACCGACGATTACCAATGGCATTGGGCACGCACTCTTCAGTGCAATATGGCCTTCCAACCCGTGGACGACCGCCTACCGCCATGCTTCCGATATGTCGACGGAACGTCCAGCTGGCTGGCTGTCCGGGTCATGTCTGCTGGTTCGTTGGGATGCATTCGAGGCCATCGGTGGGTTTGACGAGCGCTACTTCATGTACATGGAGGATGTGGATCTGGGTGACCGGTTCACTCGCGCGGGTTATAAGAACGTACTGTGCCCCGAGGCAAAGATTAGCCACGCGGTTGGGCACGCGGCAGGCAAACATCCGGAGAAGATGCTGCCTGCTCACCATGACTCGGCGTACCGGTTCCAAGCGGATCGTCATCCCGGGGTGGCTGCGCTGCCTCTGCGGGTTGGTCTGTGGCTTGGACTCAAGGTTCGCTCGGCGGTTGCTGTGGCGTGTTCGCGCCTGAAGCGGAAATAA
- a CDS encoding sugar phosphate nucleotidyltransferase has product MTDNNPMQGVDAVILVGGKGTRLRPLTVNTPKPMLPTAGVPFLSHLLARVKAAGIDHVVLGTSFKAEVFEEYFGSGEGFGLEIDYVVEEEPLGTGGGIRNVFSKLKNDTVMVFNGDVLSGSDLTGIVNTHRMHDADVTLHLVRVADPSAFGCVPTDADGRVIAFLEKTEDPPTNQINAGCYVFKREVIEAIPAGRPVSVERETFPGLLSAGKRVYGHVDHAYWRDMGTPQDFVRGSSDLVRGIAPSPLLDGRHGEAIVDPTAGVKDGVLLLGGTVVGRGVEIAAGCRLDSTAVFDGAQIEAGATIEDSIIGEGVHIGANARISGCIIGDGVRIGARCELRQGMRVWPGVEIPDNGVRFSSDA; this is encoded by the coding sequence ATGACTGACAACAATCCGATGCAGGGCGTCGATGCTGTGATCCTCGTCGGAGGCAAGGGCACCCGCCTGCGCCCGCTGACGGTAAACACTCCGAAGCCGATGCTGCCCACGGCGGGTGTGCCGTTTCTGAGCCATCTGCTTGCACGCGTAAAAGCTGCGGGAATCGACCACGTTGTGTTGGGGACATCGTTTAAAGCGGAGGTCTTTGAGGAATACTTCGGCTCGGGGGAGGGGTTCGGGTTGGAGATTGACTACGTGGTGGAGGAGGAGCCGCTGGGCACTGGTGGCGGAATCCGCAACGTATTCTCCAAGCTGAAAAACGACACGGTCATGGTCTTCAACGGGGACGTGCTCAGCGGTTCGGATCTGACTGGGATCGTGAACACACACCGCATGCACGATGCCGATGTCACTCTGCATCTCGTTCGGGTGGCGGATCCGAGCGCGTTCGGGTGTGTGCCGACGGATGCTGACGGCCGGGTAATCGCCTTTTTGGAAAAGACGGAGGATCCGCCGACCAACCAGATCAACGCGGGTTGTTACGTGTTCAAACGTGAGGTTATCGAGGCGATTCCGGCTGGACGCCCGGTATCTGTTGAGCGTGAGACGTTCCCCGGCTTGCTGTCTGCAGGTAAACGCGTCTACGGGCATGTGGATCACGCCTACTGGCGTGATATGGGGACGCCCCAGGACTTCGTTCGCGGTTCGTCCGACTTGGTTCGTGGTATCGCCCCCTCTCCGCTTCTCGACGGGCGACACGGCGAGGCGATCGTCGATCCTACGGCGGGCGTCAAAGATGGCGTGCTGCTCCTCGGAGGCACGGTTGTCGGGCGCGGCGTGGAAATTGCCGCAGGGTGTCGTCTCGACTCCACTGCGGTATTTGACGGAGCGCAGATCGAGGCGGGAGCGACAATCGAAGATTCAATCATCGGTGAGGGCGTTCATATCGGCGCGAACGCACGGATTAGTGGCTGCATCATCGGCGATGGCGTGCGCATCGGTGCGCGCTGTGAGCTGCGGCAGGGGATGCGCGTGTGGCCTGGGGTGGAAATCCCGGATAACGGCGTGCGCTTTTCTTCTGACGCGTAG
- a CDS encoding WhiB family transcriptional regulator, whose product MSFDNLFTAVEQEWQDQALCAQTDPDAFFPEKGGSTREAKRICKACSVRDECLEYALEHDERFGIWGGLSERERRRLKKKMG is encoded by the coding sequence CTGAGCTTTGACAACCTGTTCACCGCTGTGGAACAGGAATGGCAGGATCAGGCACTGTGTGCCCAGACAGATCCGGACGCGTTCTTCCCAGAAAAGGGTGGATCTACCCGAGAAGCGAAGCGCATTTGCAAGGCCTGCTCGGTTCGCGATGAATGCCTTGAGTACGCGCTCGAGCACGACGAGCGCTTCGGCATTTGGGGTGGCCTCTCCGAGCGTGAACGCCGTCGCCTCAAGAAGAAGATGGGCTAG
- a CDS encoding metallopeptidase family protein, whose translation MVAKSRHGRHGRGPRGPILPHDVPRARTRSQLFDANVVEAYAPFLHAYYDQLSTVDVAVDTVPRMQLNPDAAALDGDIVADGPVPLGRIVPTGLDAAGRPTRPRIVIFRGPVQERATGMLEEQELITSILTDLVASYLGLDPEDINPGS comes from the coding sequence ATGGTGGCGAAATCACGACACGGACGACACGGACGCGGGCCACGCGGCCCCATCCTCCCCCACGACGTGCCCCGCGCACGCACACGGAGCCAGCTTTTCGATGCCAACGTTGTCGAAGCATATGCCCCATTCCTCCACGCCTACTACGACCAGCTATCCACTGTCGATGTCGCCGTGGACACCGTCCCCCGCATGCAGCTCAACCCCGACGCCGCAGCCCTCGACGGTGACATCGTCGCCGACGGCCCCGTGCCCCTCGGCCGCATCGTTCCTACTGGGCTCGACGCGGCGGGGCGCCCCACACGGCCCCGTATCGTCATCTTCCGTGGCCCCGTGCAGGAGCGTGCCACGGGGATGCTCGAGGAACAAGAACTCATTACCTCCATACTCACCGACCTTGTTGCAAGCTACTTGGGACTGGACCCGGAGGACATCAACCCCGGTTCATGA
- a CDS encoding DUF3499 domain-containing protein, producing MNTFRRCCRPGCGRPAVATLSYAYSESTAYLGPLAPTPNPHMWDLCEKHAESIRPPVGWELLKYEDLGFDYEEDDDLTALAEAVREAGRTNTGLVDHSVGKHRKQEDDDHFRHPSKHNLTFAAPENTPPTVVREKPTSGPPERRQAKKGPTRRGHLRVVPDATD from the coding sequence GTGAATACTTTTCGACGCTGCTGTCGCCCCGGATGCGGAAGGCCTGCTGTCGCCACGCTGTCTTACGCGTACTCGGAATCCACCGCGTACCTGGGACCCCTGGCGCCCACGCCGAACCCGCACATGTGGGATCTTTGTGAGAAGCACGCCGAATCTATTCGCCCGCCCGTCGGCTGGGAACTCCTCAAATATGAGGACCTCGGATTCGACTACGAGGAGGATGATGATCTCACCGCGCTGGCCGAAGCCGTGCGAGAGGCGGGGCGGACCAACACGGGGCTTGTCGATCACTCGGTAGGAAAACACCGTAAGCAAGAGGATGACGATCATTTTCGGCATCCCTCGAAGCACAACCTCACGTTCGCAGCCCCCGAGAACACCCCGCCCACTGTGGTGCGGGAGAAACCGACAAGCGGTCCACCGGAACGTCGACAAGCGAAAAAGGGACCGACACGGCGCGGTCACCTGCGTGTTGTACCGGACGCTACCGATTAA